The following is a genomic window from Malus sylvestris chromosome 12, drMalSylv7.2, whole genome shotgun sequence.
caccatcaatatggtccctgaaattgaaaatcaatcaatgtagtccttgaaaatagatGTTACAAATAAATATGATCTTCCTTCCATAATTCTATATAAAAAATTTTGTTACGTGTTGATatgattttaataattaattaaaaaaagttgtctaaatacctttttgcacaatgaatttttttttcttatggtAGCGCCTACTCCGAAGAGAGATCCCTTctataaattctcaaaggcacAAAGCTTAACTAAGGCCTAAGAGGGGGTgtggaaatagttttcaaccaataATGGATGCATCTCAgttataacctcattatctcaaggcaGACCTCATCGTTCTTTGCAGCACCAGACCATCAGGGAAGCGCCgaacaagctctccaagattaaggttgtgaggatgttgatcACCTAAATGTTAACGGTCATGTCCTAGAAGTCGTTGTCAATGGGCCAAGCCATCACCAAAGGTAATCTCGATCTAAGTTCAATTCAGTGAAGAGTGTCGAAGTGTGTAAAGATGGGTGTATTGAGATTACTTTTTCGAGAATAAAGAGCGAATGAGGTATAGAAATGTGGACTGGGATCAGAGGTGATTGCAAgactgggtttttgggttgacaatttttttattaactattaaattattaagcctatttgtaatttttttttaaaaatttaattagacttgtatgacccatttatgtgtcacatcaacACATAACAGAATGTTTGACAGAATTGTAACGGAATGATTACATTTATTTGAGACACTTACTTGtaggactacattgatcaatttttaatttcagggaccagtTTGATGCCGCCtgtcaatttcaatgaccattttgatatcgtgggtcaatttcaaggactatTTGTGAGAAAAATGACTTATAGTCTAAcaaaatgaccacattgatttgcaacacctattttcaggaactacattgattgattttcaatttcaaggactatcttgatggtgagggtcaatttcagggatcatttgtgataaaaaccctaacaCATAAATATTCATAATACATGTGGAACCATGACTTTCAAACCATCGGATCATGGTTGCCGGAATGACTAAGATTGGCTGATACGATTCAGGCCATGCGATTCGGAATGAATCAGGCTTAGAGGACGAAGACATTAGGGTATATTCCAACATAATGGGCTCCGATTTAGTGGGCTAGACTTATCTCGTAGAGAGTCAATACTTGCTCTGCAAGATATGAGAACCCTAATTATAATTGGTTTAGGAAATGTTACATGATATTTCGAAGATCCCTCGACTAAATGAATGTTGTGCACCACAAGTAATAGTAACAAGATCCATAGATTTCCTCCTCTAGGATTCTCTCACCAATTAATGATGGATTTCTATTGTCATAAGGACTCATCTCGACTAGTATAAATACCGCATATTGGTGAGCATCAAAAGTATCACATAATATGCTCGCTTGCGTACTGCTTGAGTTCTAAAATCTTTACTAGCTTGATTGTTAAAAAGTCCATAGCCAGGTACCACACCAGTGCCAAGGATCTTCACAATCATTCTTTCTTGTTCCACATGTTCTTTTGACAAGTCATGAGTCGTTCATGGATTTAGTAGTCTTTTTACTTTAACAAATTCTATTTTCTAAATTGAACTCTTTCTCAAAATATGCTTCTAAAGTATATTTTATCTTCTAGGACAATAAGTTTGGAAAACATTTTGATCTTTTAAGTTCTTAAATTATCTTTGAGGTTTGAAGTCATACGTgtatatttgttatttttataaaatacatgatttttttttaacaaacgatattatctacataaGGAAAGGGgatgggctaagcctcacaatgaactattaataatgttgttcaaattcgcctttggtaagaatcaaacctaagacttttcacttacaagtgaagaggaatatcactagaccatagtattAAGTAGCTACATGCATCTTTGTTAAAACtataattttaataaatgaACAAACCataaaattatgttttttttttagtacatcgatatttttacactaaggagagGGGGAGTTCGGATAAGCCACACAATGGaaagcctaatttggtatcgaattcgccatctacgagattcgaacctaagatctctcacttccaagtgaagaagaataccactagaccgtagtactaagtggcactataaaattatatttaaataaatagatattcttttattgataaattaataaattattcattcatttATAAATAATAGTTTTTGTTAGTCCCAAAAGTTTTCATTTATAGAagggctttttagtcaaaatagtcaatgagatttgtataacacatcactttagtctatgagatttgaaatcaatagaagtggtccctgaaattgtccaccatcaatcattttgatcattccatgCAAAGTTATgttaaataaagattaaaatgacaaatatgccatcaatttaataaacaataagccaaaatgatttgacaaaaattaaaggtattttggtcattctattCTTacttaatggagattttttaaggaatgaccaaaatgatcggacaaactcagggaccaattctattgatttcaaatcttaaggACCAAAAtaaggagttatgcaaatcgtAGAtaccattttgattaaaaaccTTTATAGAAGTTTCACTGTATATTTTTGTAAGGTATGCATAAATAACGAAAATACTATATCATCGaaccaaaatgattgaaaaaaaaaaataccaaagaaAAACAAGCTAACCAAACTAGATCTAACTctaaccgaaaaccaaaccaaattgtGTAAGTGTCTTAGTTCAAGATATGAACCAAATGagtcaaacaaaataaaagcacttctaataaaaatatttaagaaaaactaatgaaaattatttgaaaactttgagttttaatcaaaatgacaaaaatgtgttgtaaataaataatatcagAAGTGACTTTTAAgaataaaaatatcatttttgttaaaagtaAACAGCATCtgaaatattttgttaaaactctcaAATATTTATGACGACCGTACTTCctgaagaaaaagaagttttGGCAAAGTGTCTGAAGTTTTTATGAACGTTTGATGGCCATGGATAACATAATTGAGTATATCTGTGGTAAATTCGCACTAACAGTAAACAGCCGAACATCTCAAAAGCCAAGAGTGCTAGCAAAAGTGCTTTTCTTTGACGCACTTTTATCATTACCCAGAAGGCAGAAGCCCGTTAGGTAGTACTGTTGGCTTTTGTTGCCGttgaaaaaaaccaaagacaCTCGACGGCCCCaccaaatttcaaaaatcaatgCGCACATCACTCCATCCATCTCTCCTGTCCTACGTGTCATCCGACCCATCTCCTCCCTTTCCCATAAGCCCCATAAACGCCAGCACTATTTCCCGTCCTCTAACCCTTCCTTACCCGTAAAAATCTCCATCATTCAGGGGTATTTTTGGAACTCCAAAAAATCAAACGTATACTTTCGTTTGTATTAATAGCCGTGCTGCTTTGGGGTTGTGTCTGTCGAAAGACTCTGAACTCTGTCTGCTCAGAAACCAAACATCATTAATCTACTCGCTAAGTGTTGTTAGGTTTCTGAGAAAGTTTCATTCTTTGTATTCGTTTTGTTGGGATTTCATTTGGGTTGTCGGGTTTGGACATGGAGACCGGAATCATCGGAGTGTCGGAGTCGGGTCTGGATGTGAGGAAGGAGGAGAGGGTTTTGAGGGCGGAGATCGATACTTCGGCCCCTTTTGAATCGGTGAAGGAAGCGGTGAGTCGATTCGGTGGGATCGGTTACTGGAAACCCTCTCAGCTTGCTAATAAGCCTTCTGAACCTCTggtaattctctctctctctctctctaaacataTAAAGATTGGTGTTTTCTTCTGCGAAATGTAGAAACACGAATAGGGTTTTTTTCTTAAAAGGAGAAATATTACATGGATTGAGATTTATGGCTTTGTTTTTTGGGTTGACGATGAAGTTTTGGTTTAAAATGTATGTTTCttgtgtgctttaattaatgctTGAAGCTGGTTGTTGGTTGACATTGTAAATTATAATGATCCGATTGCTTTTGCTTCGAAAAGTAATTGAAATTTGTGAAGGAATTTGATGAACTTCAGTTTCTGTGGAATAGTGTGGGTTCCCAAATGCTTTTAGTTATCTGTTTCTGCCATTTTTGGGAGTTTATGGCTTTATGACCAATGAACATCCCATAGGATCATCGTTTGTGTGGGGAAACCGGGCGTGTAGGTTTTCGATTTAATTTCAAAGCAGTTGAGATTTATGAAATGCGTGTCAGCCTACTGCGAAAGCGGAAATGTGATTTATGTGTATGTTGCTGAGTAGGGGACTCAAGGGTTTTGGTTTGTTCCATTGGGATTGTGTCCTGATACATCTTGACATATCTTTCTTGTTGGTTGCACCGAAGTGTAGATTCATAAGTTGCAACTTTTGATTCATTTCTTGTTAGAATCATTCTGGATGGTACCCGTTTCATAAAATTACTTAAACATGACTTCGTAAGACCCTGATTCTCTATAAATTGTTATCTACAACTGCACCAAAGAGAATGACTGTGTTTCTTCTTACCGTAGTTAGCGTTTTAACGTTCaagtttacttttatttttttggtgtttTCTATTGCTTACCAAATTGCTAAACACTACCTTATAATGTGGTGACATGTTTCTCTTCTTAGCAGCATGACATTGAAGATGTTGACGCTGCAAAACTTGAGGAGCAGGCTTTAGAGTTGGAGAAAGATCTTACATTGAAAGAAAGGGAAACGCTGGATGTTCTAATTGAACTTGAAGAAACCAAAAAGACAATCGATGAGTTGAAAAAGAAGCTACAGAACGAAGTATCTGAAGTGAATGTGACCCTTGAGGCAAATGGAGGCAAGGACTACGTGACTCCCGTGGTAAATGAAGAGGATAAGGAAAATCATGGGAATGGGGGTGGTCATTACGATTCGATGGGCGGTGTGTGCCCCTGCCCTTCTTCAGCTCCAGGTTTAATCTTGATGGAGCTGAAACAGGCGAAAATGAACCTTACAAGGACTACTAGCGATCTTGCTGACATTCGAGCTTCTGTTGAATCATTGaacaagaaattggaaaaagaaagaacCATGCTTGAGAAAACCCGTGTGAGgcttacttcaaattctttgaaAGCGTTGTCTCTTGAAGAAGAGCTAAACCAAACAAAACTTAAGCTACAATTGGCAAAGGATGGTGAAACTAAAGGTGGTCCCGCTAATCCTTTAGATATTTCAAGGGAGCTTCAACGGCTGAGTTCTGAGACCGAGCAGTTCAAACGAATGGCAGAAGCTGCGAAGTTAGAGGTCTTGCGAGCAACATCTGAGATTGAACAGACAGGAACTAAGATAAAAACGGCTGAAATCAGGTTGGTTGCTGCGAGAAAAATGAAAGAGGCAGCTAGAGCGGTAGAAGCAGTGACCCTAGCGGAGATTAAGGCTCTATCGTACCGCGAGAGTTCATCTGGAGATTCATTGCAGAAACGCAACGAAGTAACTCTTTCATTCGAGGAGTACTCAGCATTAACCCACAAA
Proteins encoded in this region:
- the LOC126594367 gene encoding WEB family protein At2g38370-like isoform X1, which encodes METGIIGVSESGLDVRKEERVLRAEIDTSAPFESVKEAVSRFGGIGYWKPSQLANKPSEPLQHDIEDVDAAKLEEQALELEKDLTLKERETLDVLIELEETKKTIDELKKKLQNEVSEVNVTLEANGGKDYVTPVVNEEDKENHGNGGGHYDSMGGVCPCPSSAPGLILMELKQAKMNLTRTTSDLADIRASVESLNKKLEKERTMLEKTRVRLTSNSLKALSLEEELNQTKLKLQLAKDGETKGGPANPLDISRELQRLSSETEQFKRMAEAAKLEVLRATSEIEQTGTKIKTAEIRLVAARKMKEAARAVEAVTLAEIKALSYRESSSGDSLQKRNEVTLSFEEYSALTHKVRDAEELSKKRVTDAMLHVGEANVSKMEILKKVEEATEEVKTSKKELEEALNRVEAANRGKLAVEEALRKWRSHHGQRRRSVHKSTKFKNPCPSNHGKDLKLRDVNGLNLVSDGPTPVLKPTLSIGQILSRKLLLPEEVEMEVAGKIPVKQKVSLGQMLQKQNGDLPSSGKSERESNLKNCSAKRKKSGFARFSLLLTKQSRKKKKPTPNLK
- the LOC126594367 gene encoding WEB family protein At2g38370-like isoform X2, translated to METGIIGVSESGLDVRKEERVLRAEIDTSAPFESVKEAVSRFGGIGYWKPSQLANKPSEPLHDIEDVDAAKLEEQALELEKDLTLKERETLDVLIELEETKKTIDELKKKLQNEVSEVNVTLEANGGKDYVTPVVNEEDKENHGNGGGHYDSMGGVCPCPSSAPGLILMELKQAKMNLTRTTSDLADIRASVESLNKKLEKERTMLEKTRVRLTSNSLKALSLEEELNQTKLKLQLAKDGETKGGPANPLDISRELQRLSSETEQFKRMAEAAKLEVLRATSEIEQTGTKIKTAEIRLVAARKMKEAARAVEAVTLAEIKALSYRESSSGDSLQKRNEVTLSFEEYSALTHKVRDAEELSKKRVTDAMLHVGEANVSKMEILKKVEEATEEVKTSKKELEEALNRVEAANRGKLAVEEALRKWRSHHGQRRRSVHKSTKFKNPCPSNHGKDLKLRDVNGLNLVSDGPTPVLKPTLSIGQILSRKLLLPEEVEMEVAGKIPVKQKVSLGQMLQKQNGDLPSSGKSERESNLKNCSAKRKKSGFARFSLLLTKQSRKKKKPTPNLK